In Spinacia oleracea cultivar Varoflay chromosome 5, BTI_SOV_V1, whole genome shotgun sequence, a single window of DNA contains:
- the LOC110791124 gene encoding cold-regulated 413 inner membrane protein 2, chloroplastic, whose protein sequence is MQSQCLSLCSSPRLFAAVAPPKAVFSSLQQRPSHFSCPSSVNFNPLRLSLNHQNLTLKNRSKRSSMVVSNSLSSIISPRNLPWISAVSTAILMLVKGTPIHKSFLVPLFALQAPASVIAWMQGEYGAWAASLALLARLFFSLPGELELPFLTLVLVIVAPRQAMNLRGTQAGAIISLTIAAFLAFQHFTNTGGLQKSFEQVSIVATLAIICITVVPGLLLI, encoded by the exons ATGCAATCCCAATGTCTTTCTCTCTGCTCTTCTCCTCGTCTTTTCGCCGCCGTGGCCCCGCCCAAAGCTGTCTTCTCTTCTCTCCAACAGCGCCCTTCCCATTTTTCATGTCCTTCCTCTGTCAACTTTAATCCACTCAG ATTGTCGCTGAATCACCAGAATTTGACGCTGAAGAACAGGAGTAAGCGATCTTCAATGGTTGTCAGTAACTCCTTATCTTCGATTATCTCTCCTCGAAATCTCCCATGGATTTCTGCCGTTTCTACTGC GATTCTCATGCTCGTGAAAGGAACCCCAATACATAAGTCGTTTCTTGTGCCTCTTTTTGCTTTACAGGCACCTGCAAGTGTCATCGCGTGGATGCA GGGAGAATATGGTGCTTGGGCAGCTTCTCTAGCCCTCCTTGCCCGCCTCTTCTTCTCTCTTCCAG GTGAACTGGAACTCCCTTTCCTTACATTGGTTTTGGTAATTGTTGCTCCACGTCAAGCAATGAACCTAAGGGGGACACAGGCAGGAGCCATTATATCTTTAACAATTGCAGCCTTTTTGGCGTTCCAGCATTTTACAAACACTGGAGGTCTGCAGAAATCATTTGAGCAAGTTTCTATTGTTGCAACTTTAGCCATCATCTGTATCACCGTTGTGCCTGGCCTGCTATTGATTTGA
- the LOC110791126 gene encoding DNA-directed RNA polymerases II, IV and V subunit 3: MEGASYQRFPEIKIREMRDDFMKFELRKTDSSMANALRRVMIAEVPTVAVDLVEIEVNSSVLNDEFIAHRLGLIPLTSERAMAMRFSRDCDACDGDGQCEYCSVEFHLRAKCIGDQTLDVTSKDLLSSDHTVTPVDFSEAPATEDATDNRGIIIVKLRKGQELKLRAIARKGIGKDHAKWSPAATVTFMYEPEILINDDLMESLSLEQKKDWVESSPTKVFDIDPNTQQVVVVDPEAYTYDDEVIKKAEAMGKSGLVEIYPKEDSFIFTVESTGAVKAPLLLLNAIEVLKQKLDAVRLPEDSVDADDFGELGAHMRGG, encoded by the exons ATGGAGGGAGCATCCTACCAACGGTTCCCCGAAATCAAAATCAGAGAAATGCGTGATGATTTCATGAAATTCGAGCTCCGCAAAACCGACTCCAGCATGGCTAACGCTCTCCGCCGTGTAATGATAGCCGAGGTGCCGACGGTCGCGGTCGATCTTGTCGAAATCGAAGTTAACTCTTCTGTTCTCAACGACGAGTTCATCGCTCACCGCCTCGGCCTCATCCCTCTTACTAGTGAACGTGCCATGGCCATGCGGTTTTCGCGTGACTGCGACGCCTGCGACGGTGACGGACAGTGTGAGTATTGCTCGGTGGAGTTTCATCTTCGGGCCAAGTGTATCGGCGATCAAACCCTAGATGTTACTAGCAAGGATTTGTTGAGCTCTGACCATACTGTTACTCCGGTTGATTTCTCTGAGGCTCCTGCTACTGAAGATGCTACTGATAACAG GGGGATCATAATCGTGAAGTTACGTAAAGGTCAAGAGTTGAAGCTTAGAGCAATAGCTAGAAAAGGCATAGGGAAAGACCACGCTAAATGGTCTCCTGCTGCAACAGTCACCTTTATGTATGAACCGGAGATTCTTATCAACGATGATTTGATGGAATCCTTGTCACTAGAACAAAAGAAAGATTGGGTTGAAAGCAGTCCTACCAAAGTCTTTGACATTGATCCTAATACTCAGCAG GTTGTTGTAGTTGATCCTGAGGCCTATACCTATGATGATGAGGTGATTAAGAAAGCTGAAGCTATGGGGAAGTCGGGACTTGTTGAGATTTACCCAAAAGAGGACAGTTTTATATTTACTGTTGAATCTACTGGTGCAGTCAAGGCTCCTCTACTTTTGCTTAATGCAATTGAAGTCCTGAAGCAGAAGTTAGATGCAGTTCGATTGCCTGAAGACTCTGTAGATGCTGATGATTTTGGAGAATTAGGTGCTCACATGCGAGGAGGCTGA
- the LOC110791118 gene encoding S-type anion channel SLAH4, with product MEPKSSSKSVVEIVIEQPKLANNDLIITATNNKSRERVSIFEHFVKVILVRFHAGYFRVSFSLCAQALLWKTLVQFIKDNHHLYYHHHLVDMLPSIACTLLWSVALGMLISLSFLYALRCFYHFDKVKREFLHHVGVNYLFAPSMSCLLLLQTSPFTLPRRDSIYMQLLWWVFVVPIIMLDIKIYGQWLTKGKRLLSRVANPTCQLSIIANLIAAKDAIDMGWLEIALCLFSLAMIHYLVLFITLYQRLPGSNGVSMMLRPVFFLFIATPSMASLAWGSINGSFDDASKMLFFLSVFLFMSLVSRPTLFEKSMRKFNIAWWAYSFPMTILALASIEYAQQVKNGVAHTLALVISSLSILVTFALMVLTTFNINKLFFRDQPTTITT from the exons ATGGAACCTAAATCAAGTTCGAAATCCGTCGTAGAAATTGTTATAGAACAACCAAAGTTAGCAAATAATGATCTAATTATTACTGCTACAAATAATAAGAGTAGAGAAAGAGTTAGCATATTTGAGCATTTTGTAAAAGTGATATTAGTGAGATTTCATGCGGGTTATTTTAGAGTAAGCTTCTCGTTGTGTGCTCAAGCATTGCTATGGAAAACCCTTGTCCAATTTATCAAAGACAACCACCATTTATATTATCATCATCATTTAGTTGACATGCTACCATCGATAGCTTGTACACTTTTATGGTCGGTTGCTCTAGGCATGTTAATTTCACTCTCTTTTCTTTACGCATTAAGGTGTTTTTATCACTTTGACAAAGTAAAGAGAGAGTTTTTACACCATGTTGGTGTAAACTACTTGTTTGCACCTTCAATGTCATGTCTTTTATTGCTCCAAACATCACCTTTCACCCTACCAAGACGTGATAGTATTTATATGCAACTACTTTGGTGGGTATTTGTGGTTCCAATAATAATGTTAGATATTAAAATATATGGACAATGGTTAACAAAGGGAAAAAGGCTATTATCAAGAGTAGCAAACCCTACTTGTCAATTATCAATAATAGCTAATTTGATTGCAGCTAAGGATGCTATTGATATGGGATGGTTGGAGATTGCTTTGTGTTTGTTCTCATTGGCTATGATTCATTATTTGGTTTTATTCATTACGCTTTATCAGAGACTTCCAGGGAGTAATGGAGTTTCGATGATGCTAAGGCCGGTTTTCTTCTTGTTTATCGCGACTCCAAGCATGGCAAGCTTAGCTTGGGGTTCTATTAATGGAAGTTTTGATGATGCTTCCAAGATGCTATTCTTTCTCTCCGTCTTTCTCTTCATGTCCTTG GTAAGTAGACCAACATTATTCGAGAAGTCAATGAGAAAGTTCAACATAGCATGGTGGGCGTACTCATTTCCTATGACAATACTAGCACTAGCATCAATTGAGTATGCACAACAAGTGAAGAATGGTGTAGCACATACACTTGCACTAGTGATCTCGAGTCTTTCTATTTTGGTCACATTTGCCTTAATGGTCCTTACTACTTTTAACATCAACAAATTGTTCTTTCGCGATCAACCAACTACCATCACTACTTAA
- the LOC110791127 gene encoding uncharacterized protein isoform X1, which yields MFGGLVNTNSPHLRKSGSRPVIGELGESSEEALLHSSASNDMKGISLTSPLSSAVIMPSPTFLWRFKIDLQVLLFFVWGFCCCKIGWHSVMRMSADLRDLFLYEAFLYYNPLLLVTLMVWLWGINLWVFSQANANYAKIFDVDQNHLTHREIWKCATWMTIIVPTSMTAYLYLYSDGEVSLAASQPVLLYIAALMLLISPFDIFYLSSRYYLLRTLWRIVLPLQAITFSDFFLADILTSMSKVLSDLERSVCRMVHRQVATIAWFEADSVCGSHSVAIPVVLVLPYIFRLFQCLRQYKDTGEKSSLLNALKYSTAVPVIFLSALKYHVFPDKWTNIYRPLWLMSSVLNSTYSFYWDITRDWDMSCFTRIFKFGRPNICSYLLHGRTWVYCWVIGSNLIMRCTWTYKLSAHLRHNYLTVFAITALEIFRRFQWVFFRVENEWNKMSAKSHIQLSENDDPTEDSKLLDSGNYSV from the exons TTATTGGCGAATTGG GTGAAAGCAGTGAAGAAGCTCTTCTGCATTCATCTGCGTCTAATGACATGAAGGGTATAAGTTTAACGTCCCCGCTAAGTAGCGCTGTGATCATGCCATCACCCACTTTCTTGTGGAGATTTAAG ATTGATTTACAGGTACTGCTGTTTTTCGTCTGGGGGTTCTGCTGTTGCAAG ATTGGATGGCATTCTGTAATGCGAATGAGCGCTGATCTGAGAGATCTCTTCTTGTATGAAGCATTTTTATACTACAATCCTCTTCTGCTCGTG ACTTTGATGGTTTGGCTTTGGGGAATAAATTTATGGGTCTTTTCTCAGGCTAATGCCAATTATGCTAAAATATTTGACGTTGATCAAAATCATCTTACTCACAGAGAAATATGGAAG TGTGCTACCTGGATGACCATCATAGTTCCAACCAGCATGACAGCATACCTTTATCTTTATTCAGATGGAGAAGTGTCATTAGCAGCATCTCAACCA GTTCTTTTGTACATTGCAGCTCTTATGCTTTTGATATCCCCCTTTGATATTTTTTACTTATCGTCGAGGTACTACCTGCTGAGAACTCTTTGGAGGATAGTTCTTCCCCTGCAG GCGATCACATTTTCGGACTTCTTCTTGGCTGATATCTTGACGTCCATGTCCAAG GTGTTGTCAGACTTGGAGCGTTCAGTCTGCCGCATGGTCCATCGTCAG GTTGCTACTATTGCATGGTTTGAAGCTGATTCTGTATGTGGCAGTCACTCTGTTGCTATTCCAGTGGTTCTTGTTCTACCATATATTTTTCGGCTATTTCAATGTCTTCGGCAATACAAGGACACTGGAGAGAAATCAAGTCTCTTGAATG CTCTAAAATACTCCACAGCAGTACCTGTTATCTTCCTTTCAGCGCTCAAATATCATGTGTTCCCAGATAAGTGGACAAACATATATCGGCCACTGTGGTTGATGTCAAGTGTTTTGAATTCGACGTATTCCTTCTATTGGGATATCACTCGAGATTGGGATATGAG TTGTTTCACTCGGATTTTCAAGTTTGGAAGACCTAACATATGCTCATACCTACTGCATGGACGGACATGG GTTTATTGCTGGGTGATTGGAAGCAATTTGATAATGCGATGTACTTGGACGTACAAGCTTTCTGCCCATCTCCGACATAATTACCTTACCGTTTTTGCCATAACGGCTTTGGAGATCTTCCGTCGTTTTCAATGGGTTTTCTTCCGCGTTGAAAATGAGTGGAACAAAATGAGCGCAAAGTCACATATTCAGTTATCAGAGAACGACGATCCAACCGAGGATTCTAAATTACTTGACTCAGGGAActatagtgtatga
- the LOC110791127 gene encoding uncharacterized protein isoform X2 codes for MFGGLVNTNSPHLRKSGSRPVIGELGESSEEALLHSSASNDMKGISLTSPLSSAVIMPSPTFLWRFKVLLFFVWGFCCCKIGWHSVMRMSADLRDLFLYEAFLYYNPLLLVTLMVWLWGINLWVFSQANANYAKIFDVDQNHLTHREIWKCATWMTIIVPTSMTAYLYLYSDGEVSLAASQPVLLYIAALMLLISPFDIFYLSSRYYLLRTLWRIVLPLQAITFSDFFLADILTSMSKVLSDLERSVCRMVHRQVATIAWFEADSVCGSHSVAIPVVLVLPYIFRLFQCLRQYKDTGEKSSLLNALKYSTAVPVIFLSALKYHVFPDKWTNIYRPLWLMSSVLNSTYSFYWDITRDWDMSCFTRIFKFGRPNICSYLLHGRTWVYCWVIGSNLIMRCTWTYKLSAHLRHNYLTVFAITALEIFRRFQWVFFRVENEWNKMSAKSHIQLSENDDPTEDSKLLDSGNYSV; via the exons TTATTGGCGAATTGG GTGAAAGCAGTGAAGAAGCTCTTCTGCATTCATCTGCGTCTAATGACATGAAGGGTATAAGTTTAACGTCCCCGCTAAGTAGCGCTGTGATCATGCCATCACCCACTTTCTTGTGGAGATTTAAG GTACTGCTGTTTTTCGTCTGGGGGTTCTGCTGTTGCAAG ATTGGATGGCATTCTGTAATGCGAATGAGCGCTGATCTGAGAGATCTCTTCTTGTATGAAGCATTTTTATACTACAATCCTCTTCTGCTCGTG ACTTTGATGGTTTGGCTTTGGGGAATAAATTTATGGGTCTTTTCTCAGGCTAATGCCAATTATGCTAAAATATTTGACGTTGATCAAAATCATCTTACTCACAGAGAAATATGGAAG TGTGCTACCTGGATGACCATCATAGTTCCAACCAGCATGACAGCATACCTTTATCTTTATTCAGATGGAGAAGTGTCATTAGCAGCATCTCAACCA GTTCTTTTGTACATTGCAGCTCTTATGCTTTTGATATCCCCCTTTGATATTTTTTACTTATCGTCGAGGTACTACCTGCTGAGAACTCTTTGGAGGATAGTTCTTCCCCTGCAG GCGATCACATTTTCGGACTTCTTCTTGGCTGATATCTTGACGTCCATGTCCAAG GTGTTGTCAGACTTGGAGCGTTCAGTCTGCCGCATGGTCCATCGTCAG GTTGCTACTATTGCATGGTTTGAAGCTGATTCTGTATGTGGCAGTCACTCTGTTGCTATTCCAGTGGTTCTTGTTCTACCATATATTTTTCGGCTATTTCAATGTCTTCGGCAATACAAGGACACTGGAGAGAAATCAAGTCTCTTGAATG CTCTAAAATACTCCACAGCAGTACCTGTTATCTTCCTTTCAGCGCTCAAATATCATGTGTTCCCAGATAAGTGGACAAACATATATCGGCCACTGTGGTTGATGTCAAGTGTTTTGAATTCGACGTATTCCTTCTATTGGGATATCACTCGAGATTGGGATATGAG TTGTTTCACTCGGATTTTCAAGTTTGGAAGACCTAACATATGCTCATACCTACTGCATGGACGGACATGG GTTTATTGCTGGGTGATTGGAAGCAATTTGATAATGCGATGTACTTGGACGTACAAGCTTTCTGCCCATCTCCGACATAATTACCTTACCGTTTTTGCCATAACGGCTTTGGAGATCTTCCGTCGTTTTCAATGGGTTTTCTTCCGCGTTGAAAATGAGTGGAACAAAATGAGCGCAAAGTCACATATTCAGTTATCAGAGAACGACGATCCAACCGAGGATTCTAAATTACTTGACTCAGGGAActatagtgtatga